The following coding sequences lie in one Nocardioides sambongensis genomic window:
- a CDS encoding FAD-dependent oxidoreductase: MLTMVNPVPAAEVASYEAEVDVLVVGYGCAGAAAAYEAASAGAEVLVLERASGPGGSSAQSGGELYLGGGTRVQRACGFTDDADNMFAYLRAALGPHADEQKLRLYCDGSVEHFEWFAARGVRFEESLYDAPSWMPPTKDGLMWLGENAWPYDTLARPVPRGHRPATESWAGHTVMDALTASATEAGVRTVTDTRAVSLVVEDGRVVGVTARRYGTDLAYRARRGVVLTTGGFVDNEEMLADHAPELLGHGKVSDGLDDGSGIRMAAAMGAATRRMGFVEAAYTALPAMVCRGMLVNGLGRRFINEDVYPGLFSHAALHQPGPCWVILDEQGLDDVPARDLWGVRPTHGAETLAELEVDLGLPAGSLQETVSTYNRHAEGGEDVLFHKNPRWLRPLEGPFAAVDPRYGFGGSAQPVGTGFSGFTLGGLHTGLDGEVLSVAGEPIAGLYAAGRAASGIHGDGYISGTSLGDGTFFGRRAGRTVARG; the protein is encoded by the coding sequence ATGCTGACGATGGTGAACCCGGTCCCGGCAGCAGAGGTCGCCTCCTACGAGGCCGAGGTGGACGTGCTGGTGGTCGGCTACGGCTGCGCCGGTGCGGCCGCCGCCTACGAGGCCGCGTCGGCCGGCGCCGAGGTGCTGGTGCTGGAGCGGGCCAGCGGGCCCGGCGGCTCCTCGGCGCAGTCCGGTGGCGAGCTCTACCTCGGTGGCGGCACCCGGGTGCAGCGCGCCTGTGGCTTCACCGACGACGCGGACAACATGTTCGCCTACCTGCGCGCGGCGCTCGGTCCGCACGCCGACGAGCAGAAGCTGCGGCTCTACTGCGACGGCAGCGTCGAGCACTTCGAGTGGTTCGCGGCGCGGGGGGTGCGCTTCGAGGAGTCCCTCTACGACGCCCCGAGCTGGATGCCGCCCACCAAGGACGGTCTGATGTGGCTGGGTGAGAACGCCTGGCCCTACGACACGCTCGCCCGGCCGGTGCCGCGCGGCCACCGGCCGGCCACCGAGAGCTGGGCCGGCCACACGGTGATGGACGCGCTCACCGCGTCGGCGACCGAGGCGGGCGTGCGCACCGTCACCGACACCCGCGCGGTCTCCCTGGTCGTCGAGGACGGCCGGGTGGTCGGCGTGACCGCCCGCCGCTACGGCACCGACCTGGCCTACCGGGCCCGCCGCGGGGTGGTGCTCACCACCGGCGGGTTCGTCGACAACGAGGAGATGCTCGCCGACCACGCCCCCGAGCTGCTCGGCCACGGCAAGGTCTCCGACGGCCTCGACGACGGCTCCGGCATCCGGATGGCCGCCGCGATGGGCGCGGCCACCCGCCGGATGGGCTTCGTCGAGGCGGCCTACACCGCTCTCCCGGCCATGGTGTGCCGCGGGATGCTGGTCAACGGGCTGGGACGCCGGTTCATCAACGAGGACGTCTACCCCGGGCTGTTCAGCCACGCGGCGCTGCACCAGCCGGGGCCGTGCTGGGTGATCCTGGACGAGCAGGGTCTCGACGACGTGCCCGCCCGCGACCTGTGGGGGGTGCGCCCGACGCACGGTGCGGAGACGCTGGCCGAGCTCGAGGTCGACCTGGGCCTGCCCGCGGGCTCGCTGCAGGAGACGGTGTCGACGTACAACCGGCATGCCGAGGGTGGCGAGGACGTGCTGTTCCACAAGAACCCCCGGTGGCTGCGGCCGCTGGAGGGACCGTTCGCCGCGGTCGACCCGCGCTACGGCTTCGGCGGCAGCGCCCAGCCGGTGGGCACCGGCTTCTCCGGCTTCACCCTTGGCGGCCTGCACACGGGCCTCGACGGCGAGGTCCTCTCGGTCGCCGGCGAGCCGATCGCCGGCCTCTACGCCGCCGGCCGGGCCGCCTCGGGCATCCACGGCGACGGCTACATCAGCGGTACGTCGCTGGGCGACGGCACGTTCTTCGGCCGGCGGGCGGGGCGGACCGTCGCCAGGGGCTGA